Proteins from one Natrinema salinisoli genomic window:
- a CDS encoding TRAP transporter permease — MNTNDQSDGGTDTPTDDREGSDDEPTDAVSHEEAEELIQEIERRRSLQGGAAVAVAAIGILFSVFQLFLAARSFSFTIWLPIVDNWQVSLQLLQANAIHVSFALVLTFLLFPASMGDGIVARNLGRIVPTASSNLGDRNPLTRLLESARAASRWAFLDPDRERVTPFDLLCIGASILSAGYFLTEFSEIQNMRVFGLQSGRPITEVYAFLQPLLGGVPFVSEYSYAMILGVVGVLLVLEATRRTLGLPLMIIVATFIVYARWGYLISSGTPFIGLLAIPELTWPDIVQNLWYNTENGVFGIPVTVSVSFIYIFILFGSFLEMSGAGQWFIDLAYAVTGNRKGGPAKASILASGFMGTISGSSIANTVTTGAFTIPLMKRSGYSPEFSGAVESSASSGGQILPPVMGAAAFLMVQYTATPFADIIIVATIPAIVFFFGVWVMVHLKAVEQGIGGVEDADTVPIGAHLKRGWFYLVPIGLLLYYLIIERLSVSRSAWFTLVALVGLIALVSAYSEETRGRLLGVFAAIVGVELASYAVGGVPVTGLVTGASSAGLPVGEALDRVVSRIEWYAMLAGALTLLSRPNLDAPLLDLNPAVGETADSIGDRTGRDLGDNQPFRLGTFVVKSMDEGARTAVPVVIAVAAAGIIPGVISVSGLGPNLTSLLLTLSGGSLVIMLLVTAVASIILGMGMPTTVTYIILISMLATPLVEFGLPLLAAHLYILYFGVIADITPPVAVAAYAASGVAKSNPFETGVKAFSLSLNKAIVPFAFVFVPGIILLREKENAAELPIREQYRVVGVSDLMELSYSIPEILIPVAGVFLGVIALGATVIGTLYTSANRLERSGFALSSLLLMAPGMLSTSVFDLLGVVGVTASVDALALDLTLRGIGLVLFVVLAAKNRQQATNPGEVNQPTVS, encoded by the coding sequence ATGAATACGAACGACCAATCTGACGGCGGTACTGACACTCCGACCGACGATCGGGAGGGGTCTGACGACGAACCGACCGACGCGGTCTCCCACGAGGAGGCCGAGGAATTGATCCAGGAGATCGAGCGCCGACGGTCGCTACAGGGGGGTGCCGCAGTGGCGGTCGCTGCGATCGGCATCCTGTTTTCGGTCTTCCAGCTGTTCCTGGCCGCGCGTAGCTTTTCGTTCACGATCTGGCTCCCGATCGTCGATAACTGGCAGGTCTCACTACAACTCTTGCAGGCGAACGCGATACACGTCTCGTTCGCCCTCGTGCTGACATTCCTGCTGTTCCCAGCGAGTATGGGCGACGGGATCGTCGCACGAAACCTGGGGCGGATCGTCCCCACCGCGTCCAGCAATCTCGGGGATCGAAACCCCCTCACGCGGCTTCTCGAGAGCGCTCGAGCCGCGTCCCGGTGGGCGTTCCTCGACCCCGACCGGGAGCGCGTGACGCCGTTCGATCTCCTCTGTATCGGAGCGTCGATACTGTCGGCGGGCTACTTCCTGACGGAGTTCTCCGAAATTCAGAACATGCGGGTGTTCGGCCTTCAGTCCGGGCGGCCGATCACCGAAGTGTACGCGTTCCTCCAGCCCCTCCTCGGCGGCGTTCCGTTTGTCAGCGAGTACTCCTACGCGATGATACTCGGCGTGGTCGGCGTCCTGTTAGTGCTCGAGGCCACCCGCAGAACGCTCGGGCTCCCGCTGATGATCATCGTCGCGACCTTCATCGTCTACGCGCGCTGGGGCTACCTCATCAGCAGCGGGACGCCATTTATCGGCCTGCTCGCGATTCCGGAGCTGACCTGGCCGGACATCGTTCAGAACCTCTGGTACAACACCGAAAACGGCGTCTTCGGCATCCCGGTGACGGTATCGGTGAGCTTTATTTACATCTTCATCCTCTTCGGGTCGTTCCTCGAGATGAGCGGCGCCGGCCAGTGGTTCATCGACCTCGCGTACGCGGTCACTGGAAATCGCAAAGGTGGCCCGGCGAAGGCGAGCATCCTCGCGAGCGGCTTCATGGGGACGATTTCGGGATCGTCGATCGCCAACACGGTCACCACCGGCGCGTTCACGATTCCGCTGATGAAGCGCTCGGGATACTCGCCGGAGTTCTCCGGTGCGGTCGAGTCCTCGGCCTCTTCGGGCGGTCAGATTCTGCCGCCGGTGATGGGGGCCGCCGCGTTCCTGATGGTCCAGTACACCGCGACGCCGTTCGCGGACATTATCATCGTCGCGACGATTCCGGCGATCGTCTTCTTCTTCGGCGTCTGGGTGATGGTCCACCTCAAGGCGGTCGAACAGGGGATCGGCGGCGTCGAGGACGCCGACACCGTCCCGATCGGGGCTCACCTCAAGCGCGGGTGGTTCTACCTCGTTCCGATCGGCTTGCTCTTGTACTACCTCATCATCGAGCGGCTCTCCGTCTCGCGGTCGGCGTGGTTCACTCTCGTCGCGCTCGTGGGGTTGATCGCGCTCGTCTCGGCGTACAGTGAGGAGACGCGCGGGCGGCTCCTCGGCGTTTTCGCGGCTATCGTCGGCGTCGAACTGGCGAGCTACGCGGTCGGCGGCGTCCCCGTTACCGGCCTCGTCACTGGAGCCAGCAGCGCCGGATTGCCCGTCGGGGAAGCGCTCGACCGCGTCGTCTCCCGGATCGAATGGTACGCGATGCTGGCCGGTGCGCTGACGTTGCTGTCTCGTCCGAACCTCGACGCACCGTTGCTCGATCTCAACCCGGCGGTCGGGGAGACGGCCGACTCGATCGGCGATCGGACCGGTCGCGACTTGGGCGATAATCAGCCGTTCCGTCTCGGAACGTTCGTCGTCAAGTCGATGGACGAGGGCGCGCGGACGGCCGTTCCGGTCGTGATCGCCGTCGCGGCCGCCGGTATCATTCCGGGCGTCATCAGCGTCTCCGGGCTCGGCCCGAACCTCACGTCGCTGTTGCTCACGCTGTCGGGCGGGTCGCTCGTGATCATGCTGCTCGTGACTGCCGTGGCCAGCATCATCCTCGGGATGGGGATGCCGACGACGGTCACCTACATCATCCTCATCTCGATGCTCGCGACGCCGCTAGTCGAGTTCGGTCTCCCGCTGCTCGCCGCCCACCTGTATATCCTCTACTTCGGCGTCATCGCCGACATCACGCCGCCGGTGGCCGTCGCCGCCTACGCCGCGAGCGGGGTCGCCAAGTCGAATCCGTTCGAGACCGGTGTGAAGGCGTTCTCGCTGTCGCTGAACAAGGCGATCGTGCCGTTCGCGTTCGTCTTCGTCCCCGGAATCATCCTCCTTCGCGAGAAGGAGAACGCCGCGGAGTTGCCGATTCGCGAGCAGTACCGCGTCGTGGGCGTCTCCGATCTAATGGAACTCTCCTACTCGATTCCGGAGATCCTGATCCCCGTCGCCGGCGTCTTCCTCGGCGTGATCGCCCTCGGTGCGACCGTCATCGGAACGCTGTACACGAGCGCGAACCGCCTCGAGCGATCCGGCTTCGCGCTCAGTTCGCTGCTGCTCATGGCACCGGGGATGCTCTCGACGTCGGTATTCGACCTGCTCGGAGTCGTCGGCGTGACTGCCTCGGTCGACGCGCTCGCGCTCGATCTCACGCTTCGTGGCATCGGACTCGTGCTGTTCGTCGTCCTCGCGGCGAAGAACCGGCAGCAGGCGACGAATCCGGGTGAGGTGAATCAGCCGACGGTGAGCTGA
- a CDS encoding TAXI family TRAP transporter solute-binding subunit, giving the protein MSLDTNRRRFLELTGATGVAALAGCSGGGNGNGNGDGNGGGNRLTWHAGGTGGTYYPLSNEFKTVVEANTDFSLNVQSTGASVENVGSLADGSADFALIQNDIASFAKNGTGIDAFQDNQIDTLQGVATLYPETITLVTLAENDISSVEDLSGASINTGDLGSGTQVNALQILESVGITDFDEQNAGFSQASEQLANGDIDAAFVVGGWPVGAIEDLANTNDIEIVPIAGDNRETIKEDATWFADDTIPGGTYSGVDNDVETVAVQAMIATHSDVPADTVETVTAAIFDNLGELSIKTDFISVDSAQDGMSIELHEGAAAYFDA; this is encoded by the coding sequence ATGTCACTCGATACGAACCGACGTCGATTTCTCGAACTGACTGGTGCGACCGGTGTAGCCGCACTCGCCGGCTGTAGTGGCGGCGGTAACGGAAACGGTAACGGAGACGGAAACGGTGGCGGCAACCGCCTGACCTGGCACGCCGGCGGTACCGGTGGCACGTACTACCCGCTCTCGAACGAGTTCAAGACCGTCGTCGAGGCCAACACCGACTTCTCGCTGAACGTCCAGTCGACGGGCGCGAGCGTCGAGAACGTCGGCAGCCTCGCGGACGGCTCCGCGGACTTCGCGCTCATCCAGAACGATATCGCGTCCTTCGCGAAGAACGGCACCGGAATCGACGCATTCCAGGACAATCAGATCGACACCCTGCAGGGTGTCGCGACGCTGTACCCGGAGACGATTACGCTCGTCACGCTCGCCGAGAACGACATTTCCTCGGTCGAGGATCTCAGCGGCGCGTCGATCAACACCGGCGACCTCGGTTCGGGCACCCAGGTCAACGCGCTTCAGATCCTGGAATCGGTCGGGATCACAGACTTCGACGAACAGAACGCCGGCTTCTCCCAGGCGTCCGAACAGCTCGCCAACGGCGACATCGACGCAGCCTTCGTCGTCGGTGGCTGGCCGGTCGGTGCGATCGAGGATCTCGCGAACACGAACGACATCGAGATCGTCCCGATCGCGGGCGACAACCGCGAGACGATCAAAGAGGACGCCACCTGGTTCGCCGACGACACCATCCCCGGTGGAACCTACAGCGGCGTCGACAACGACGTCGAGACCGTCGCCGTGCAGGCGATGATCGCCACGCACTCCGACGTGCCGGCCGACACGGTCGAGACGGTCACCGCGGCCATCTTCGACAACCTCGGCGAACTCTCGATCAAGACCGACTTCATCTCGGTCGATAGCGCACAGGACGGGATGTCCATCGAACTCCACGAAGGAGCAGCAGCGTACTTCGACGCCTGA
- a CDS encoding cryptochrome/photolyase family protein translates to MIVHWHRRDLRTTDNRGLARAASTEEPVVPLFVLDPTVLEHASPVRVACLLESLADLRTWYRDRGSDLLVARGEASGVVPQVAAAHDATRVVWNEDYSGLARDRDRAVRAALEEAGIAAESVHDAIHHEPGSITPNQGEHYSVFSYFWKKWRDRDKRAAVAEPVADDLADVSGEPIPSLAELGFDEPEATPPTVTMAAARERVADFCSGPIYDYADQRDYPAASGTSRLSPHLKWGTIGPRELFAATERAADGASTADDRESVREFQRQLAWREFYAHVLAFNPETITEDFSGYEHEIEWRDDPDALEAWRAGETGYPIVDAGMRQLLAEGWMHNRVRMLVASFLTKDLMLDWRAGYDWFQRRLADHDTANDVGGWQWAGSTGTDAQPYFRVFNPMKQGREYDPDAEYIREHVPELADATADEIHGWHELEPAQRERIAPDYPAPIVDHADRREQAIELFERARGESSD, encoded by the coding sequence GTGATCGTTCACTGGCACCGCCGGGACCTCCGGACGACCGACAATCGGGGGCTGGCACGCGCTGCGTCGACCGAGGAGCCGGTCGTCCCGCTGTTCGTCCTCGATCCGACCGTCCTCGAGCACGCGTCGCCGGTCCGCGTCGCGTGCTTGCTCGAGTCTCTCGCCGACCTTCGGACGTGGTACCGGGACCGGGGGAGCGACCTGCTCGTCGCTCGCGGCGAGGCGAGCGGGGTCGTTCCACAGGTGGCGGCGGCCCACGACGCGACGAGGGTCGTCTGGAACGAGGATTACAGCGGCCTCGCACGGGACCGCGATCGGGCAGTGCGGGCGGCGCTCGAGGAAGCGGGTATCGCTGCCGAGTCGGTCCACGACGCGATCCACCACGAACCGGGGTCGATCACGCCGAATCAGGGCGAGCACTACTCGGTGTTTTCGTACTTCTGGAAGAAGTGGCGCGATCGCGACAAGCGAGCGGCGGTCGCGGAACCGGTTGCGGACGATCTCGCCGACGTGTCCGGCGAGCCGATCCCCTCGCTCGCCGAGCTCGGGTTCGACGAGCCCGAGGCGACGCCGCCGACGGTGACGATGGCGGCGGCTCGAGAGCGGGTCGCCGACTTCTGTTCGGGACCGATCTACGACTACGCCGACCAGCGCGATTATCCCGCGGCCAGCGGGACGTCCCGGCTCTCTCCACATCTCAAATGGGGCACGATCGGGCCGCGCGAACTGTTCGCGGCGACCGAGCGCGCCGCCGATGGAGCCTCGACCGCCGACGACCGCGAGAGCGTTCGAGAGTTCCAGCGCCAGCTCGCCTGGCGGGAGTTTTACGCACACGTCCTCGCGTTCAACCCCGAGACGATTACCGAGGATTTCAGCGGGTACGAACACGAGATCGAGTGGCGCGACGACCCGGACGCCCTCGAGGCCTGGCGAGCCGGGGAGACGGGCTATCCGATCGTCGACGCGGGAATGCGCCAGCTGCTGGCCGAGGGATGGATGCACAATCGCGTGCGGATGCTCGTGGCCTCGTTTCTGACGAAGGATCTCATGCTCGACTGGCGAGCGGGCTACGACTGGTTTCAGCGGCGTCTCGCGGATCACGACACCGCAAACGACGTCGGCGGCTGGCAGTGGGCGGGCTCGACCGGCACCGACGCCCAGCCGTATTTCCGGGTCTTCAACCCGATGAAACAGGGGCGAGAGTACGATCCTGACGCCGAGTACATCCGCGAACACGTACCCGAACTCGCCGACGCGACCGCCGACGAGATCCACGGCTGGCACGAGCTCGAGCCGGCACAGCGAGAGCGAATCGCCCCCGACTATCCGGCTCCGATAGTCGACCACGCGGACCGGCGAGAACAGGCGATCGAATTGTTCGAACGGGCGCGCGGCGAGTCATCAGATTAG
- a CDS encoding tubulin/FtsZ family protein encodes MKLALIGFGQAGGKVVDEFLSFDDAIGGGFIESAIAVNSATTDLKGLERITDENRILIGQARVKGHGVGADNELGAEVAEADIDEIQGAIDRIPVHEIDAFLIVAGMGGGTGSGGAPVLAKHLKRIYTQPVYGLGILPGTDEGGIYTLNAARSFQTFVDEVDNLLVFDNDVWRSAGESVEGGYDRINREIVERFGLLFAAGEVEQGDHVAESVVDSSEIINTLSNGISTIGYAREVVDADTGLLSSLTGDDEFDDGAATNRMTSLVRKAALGRLTLPCDVSSADRGLVVATGPPSHLNRKGVERGRQWLEDETASMEIRGGDYPIPSRDEVGAIVLLSGVTDVPRIEQLQQVAIEAQETTEDVRASADEEFASLMDTGGELDALF; translated from the coding sequence ATGAAACTCGCACTCATCGGCTTCGGTCAGGCAGGCGGGAAGGTAGTCGACGAGTTCCTGTCGTTCGACGACGCGATCGGCGGCGGCTTCATCGAATCGGCGATCGCGGTCAACTCCGCGACGACGGACCTCAAAGGACTCGAGCGAATAACGGACGAGAACCGCATCCTCATCGGTCAGGCGCGCGTGAAGGGCCACGGCGTCGGTGCCGACAACGAACTCGGCGCGGAAGTCGCCGAGGCGGACATCGACGAGATACAGGGCGCGATCGATCGGATCCCCGTCCACGAGATCGACGCCTTCCTCATCGTCGCCGGGATGGGCGGCGGCACCGGGTCGGGCGGCGCACCCGTCCTCGCGAAACACCTCAAGCGGATCTACACGCAGCCCGTCTACGGGCTCGGCATCCTCCCCGGCACGGACGAAGGGGGGATCTACACGCTCAACGCCGCTCGATCGTTCCAGACCTTCGTCGACGAGGTCGACAACCTGCTCGTCTTCGACAACGACGTCTGGCGCAGCGCCGGCGAATCCGTCGAAGGCGGCTACGACCGCATCAACCGCGAGATCGTCGAGCGGTTCGGCCTCCTCTTCGCCGCCGGCGAGGTCGAGCAGGGCGATCACGTCGCCGAGAGCGTCGTCGACTCGAGCGAGATCATCAACACGCTCTCGAACGGCATCTCGACGATCGGCTACGCGCGCGAGGTGGTCGACGCGGACACGGGACTGCTCTCGTCCCTGACCGGTGACGACGAGTTCGACGACGGTGCCGCGACGAACCGAATGACCAGCCTCGTCCGCAAGGCCGCTCTCGGACGACTCACGCTCCCCTGTGACGTCTCGAGCGCGGATCGCGGGCTGGTCGTCGCCACCGGCCCGCCGTCCCACCTCAACCGCAAGGGCGTCGAGCGCGGCCGCCAGTGGCTCGAGGACGAGACCGCGAGCATGGAGATCCGCGGCGGCGATTATCCGATCCCGAGCCGAGACGAGGTCGGCGCGATCGTCCTGCTGTCGGGCGTGACGGACGTGCCGCGGATCGAACAGCTCCAGCAGGTGGCGATCGAGGCCCAGGAAACCACCGAGGACGTCCGGGCGAGCGCCGACGAGGAGTTCGCCTCACTGATGGACACCGGCGGCGAGCTCGACGCGCTGTTCTGA
- a CDS encoding HalOD1 output domain-containing protein, giving the protein MSSPDGTSTPDGSVSPTQAIIEAIAEHEGVDITDVEPPAYDPLFTVVNPEALDDLFHTTAGLATNVEVRLEYEGYEVLVRPGSDVDVRDLDSTNSIDSSFGD; this is encoded by the coding sequence ATGTCCTCCCCGGACGGAACCTCGACGCCCGATGGTTCGGTGTCGCCAACGCAGGCCATCATCGAGGCTATCGCCGAGCACGAGGGCGTCGATATCACTGACGTCGAACCCCCGGCCTACGACCCGCTGTTTACCGTCGTCAATCCGGAAGCCCTCGACGATCTGTTCCACACCACTGCCGGTCTCGCGACCAACGTGGAGGTTCGTCTGGAGTACGAGGGGTACGAGGTCCTCGTCCGTCCGGGCAGTGACGTCGACGTTCGCGACCTCGATTCCACTAACTCGATCGACAGTTCGTTCGGGGACTGA
- a CDS encoding Gfo/Idh/MocA family protein, producing the protein MTLDRSNIETGIVGLGNIGQYHAERLVDLGVTLTGGMDIAAEARTRFARRYDVDVYDDHRELYDTVDAVIITTPNKYHEEYAIDAFERDLHVLLEKPLAHSIESAERIADAAADSEGHATVGFNNRFANTVRIVKDRIDRGNLGDVSHVEANYVRRRGIPGRGSWFTRHQIAGGGALIDLGVHAIDLALYLLGYPDLWEVSGVARSEFGHREEYAYLDMWADDAGPEGFDVDDSASAFIRCDGNRTVSLEVAWATNRPATHEFVVRGTEAAARFDLLDGDLSVHSASNDGPDHLEDTTIETRQNDTHSDEQKAFFDRIVGDEDHDNSVREALEVQRVIESIYRSSNEGRTIAFDE; encoded by the coding sequence ATGACACTCGATCGATCGAACATCGAAACCGGGATCGTCGGTCTCGGCAACATCGGCCAGTACCACGCGGAGCGACTCGTAGACCTCGGGGTGACGCTTACCGGTGGGATGGACATCGCCGCCGAGGCGAGAACGCGCTTTGCCAGACGGTACGACGTGGACGTTTACGACGACCACCGTGAGTTGTACGACACCGTCGACGCAGTGATCATCACGACGCCGAACAAGTATCACGAGGAGTACGCCATCGATGCCTTCGAACGGGACCTCCACGTGCTCCTCGAGAAGCCACTCGCCCACTCGATCGAGAGTGCCGAGCGGATCGCCGACGCGGCGGCCGACTCCGAGGGCCACGCCACGGTCGGATTCAACAACCGGTTCGCGAACACGGTCCGGATCGTGAAAGATCGGATCGATCGGGGGAATCTCGGCGATGTCTCGCACGTCGAGGCGAACTACGTCCGTCGGCGAGGCATCCCCGGGCGCGGGTCGTGGTTTACCCGTCACCAGATCGCGGGTGGCGGTGCGCTCATCGACCTCGGGGTCCACGCGATCGATCTCGCCCTCTATCTCCTCGGCTATCCCGATCTTTGGGAGGTCAGCGGCGTCGCCCGCAGCGAGTTCGGCCACCGCGAAGAGTACGCCTACCTCGACATGTGGGCCGACGACGCGGGGCCCGAAGGGTTCGACGTCGACGACTCGGCCAGCGCGTTCATTCGCTGTGACGGAAACCGAACTGTCTCGCTCGAGGTCGCGTGGGCGACCAACCGACCAGCGACCCACGAGTTCGTCGTCCGCGGCACCGAGGCCGCCGCCCGGTTCGACCTCCTCGACGGCGATCTCAGCGTTCACTCGGCGAGCAACGACGGCCCCGATCACCTCGAGGATACGACCATCGAAACGCGACAGAACGACACCCACTCGGACGAGCAGAAGGCGTTTTTCGACCGTATCGTCGGCGACGAAGATCACGACAACAGCGTCAGGGAGGCGCTCGAAGTCCAGCGAGTCATCGAGAGTATCTACCGCTCGAGCAACGAGGGTCGAACGATCGCGTTCGACGAGTGA
- a CDS encoding sugar phosphate isomerase/epimerase family protein, with protein MEIGVHTPPLADEPLEKALPYLDGLGVDAIEPGVGGHPGQAHLTREEYLDDDTEQAELRDLLDEYDMRISALATHNNPLHPDEDRAETADTELREAIQLAAQLDVGTVTCFSGLPAGGPDDDVPNWITAPWPPEHAAALEYQWERAVDYWDDIADEAADHGVDIAIEMHPNMLVYEPHGMARLREETGDRIGANFDPSHLYWQGITITDAIRYLGERDAIHHFHAKDTKIYDAQAREKGVLDTTAYDDEPNRSWLFRSVGYGHDETHWKDIVSTLRMVGYDGALSIEHEDSLTSSREGLEKAIDLLARAVFETQPGEAYWAE; from the coding sequence ATGGAAATCGGCGTCCACACGCCACCGCTGGCCGACGAACCGCTCGAGAAGGCGCTCCCCTATCTCGACGGGCTCGGCGTCGACGCGATCGAACCCGGCGTCGGCGGCCATCCGGGACAGGCCCACTTGACGCGCGAAGAGTACCTGGACGACGATACCGAGCAGGCCGAGCTCCGCGACTTGCTCGACGAGTACGACATGCGGATCAGCGCGCTCGCGACGCACAACAACCCCCTGCATCCCGACGAGGATCGCGCCGAGACGGCCGATACCGAACTCCGCGAGGCGATTCAGTTGGCCGCGCAACTGGACGTCGGGACCGTCACCTGTTTCTCGGGACTCCCGGCCGGCGGCCCGGACGACGACGTTCCGAACTGGATCACGGCACCCTGGCCGCCGGAACACGCCGCAGCCCTCGAGTACCAGTGGGAACGAGCCGTCGACTACTGGGACGATATCGCCGACGAGGCCGCCGATCACGGGGTCGATATCGCGATCGAGATGCATCCCAACATGCTGGTGTACGAACCCCACGGCATGGCACGGCTCCGCGAGGAGACCGGCGATCGGATCGGCGCGAACTTCGATCCCTCGCACCTCTACTGGCAAGGGATCACGATCACCGACGCGATCCGGTATCTGGGCGAGCGCGACGCGATCCACCATTTCCACGCCAAAGACACCAAGATCTACGATGCACAGGCCCGCGAAAAGGGCGTGCTGGACACGACGGCGTACGACGACGAGCCGAATCGATCGTGGCTGTTTCGGTCGGTCGGTTACGGACACGACGAAACTCACTGGAAGGACATCGTCTCGACGCTCCGGATGGTCGGTTACGACGGCGCGCTGAGCATCGAGCACGAGGACTCGCTGACCAGTTCGCGGGAGGGACTCGAGAAGGCGATCGATCTGCTCGCTCGCGCAGTCTTCGAAACCCAACCAGGAGAGGCCTACTGGGCCGAGTGA
- a CDS encoding DUF1850 domain-containing protein, with protein sequence MGRVSRPNVLVAILVATVLVLVAVTATAPAETVLVVEDVETGEQYLTEPVSDGSTVALEYTHSVEKSRVYDEYRVDDRTLVNTRMEFESYGWGLPARVDVTNVNGTLVYEPSEPIAELRTLSVSPGRIAGHTLIVDDRRYDLVAMTNANDVRIRVERRSLIEMIL encoded by the coding sequence ATGGGCCGTGTCTCCCGTCCGAACGTCCTCGTCGCGATCCTCGTAGCGACGGTACTGGTCCTCGTCGCCGTTACCGCGACGGCCCCGGCCGAAACGGTGCTCGTCGTCGAGGACGTCGAAACCGGCGAGCAGTACCTCACCGAGCCGGTCTCCGACGGCAGCACTGTGGCCCTCGAGTACACGCATAGCGTGGAGAAATCCCGGGTGTACGACGAGTATCGCGTCGACGATCGAACTCTGGTCAACACCCGAATGGAGTTCGAGTCCTACGGCTGGGGGCTGCCCGCTCGAGTCGATGTGACGAACGTGAACGGGACGCTCGTGTACGAGCCGTCCGAGCCGATCGCGGAACTTCGAACGCTTTCCGTATCGCCCGGACGGATCGCCGGCCACACGCTGATCGTCGACGATCGACGATACGACCTGGTCGCGATGACGAACGCCAACGACGTTCGCATTCGCGTCGAACGACGATCGCTAATCGAGATGATTCTATGA